A window of the Streptomyces finlayi genome harbors these coding sequences:
- a CDS encoding SCO3242 family prenyltransferase: MRLSRWGGAAGLLLLLTAVGLARGDRPARYGPVPESPAATDGLSGAGGTAPVPDRLRTTTLREEAGAWAELLRVSALFTVPGDALAGAAAIGRRPDRGTALAVGASLCLYEAGMALNDWADREEDAVDRPHRPIPSGRVAPGAALAAAGALTAAGLALAARAGRPSCAVASALAATVWSYDLYLKHTEAGPAAMATARSLDLLLGATATARAAATATASAAARAPAARNAPAAPSVRAALPAAALLGAHTYAVTLVSRHEAQGGSTTAPLGALAATLALGAAVASERRRPGRAAGAPARLLLTAFAGAYLRTAAPPHLHAALNPSPPLTQRAVGGGIRAMIPLQAGLAARAGAPVTALVLMGLVPLARTFARKVSPT, from the coding sequence CCCGTTCCGGAGTCCCCCGCGGCCACAGACGGCCTGTCCGGTGCGGGTGGGACTGCGCCCGTGCCGGACAGGCTCCGCACGACGACCCTCCGCGAAGAGGCGGGTGCGTGGGCGGAGCTGCTGCGGGTCTCGGCCCTGTTCACCGTGCCGGGCGACGCCCTGGCCGGAGCCGCAGCGATCGGCCGCAGGCCCGACCGGGGCACTGCCCTGGCCGTCGGTGCTTCCCTCTGCCTGTACGAGGCGGGGATGGCGCTCAACGACTGGGCGGACCGCGAGGAGGACGCCGTGGACCGCCCGCACCGGCCGATTCCCTCGGGCCGCGTCGCCCCCGGCGCGGCGCTCGCGGCGGCGGGGGCCTTGACCGCGGCGGGTCTGGCCCTGGCGGCACGCGCCGGACGCCCCTCGTGCGCGGTCGCCTCGGCTCTCGCGGCCACGGTGTGGTCCTACGACCTGTACCTGAAACACACGGAGGCGGGCCCGGCCGCCATGGCGACGGCCCGCTCCCTGGACCTGCTCCTGGGTGCGACCGCGACCGCGAGGGCGGCTGCGACCGCGACCGCGAGTGCTGCGGCGAGAGCCCCGGCAGCGCGCAACGCCCCGGCAGCGCCAAGCGTGCGTGCCGCCCTCCCCGCCGCCGCGCTCCTCGGCGCGCACACCTACGCCGTCACCCTCGTCTCCCGGCACGAGGCGCAGGGCGGCTCCACCACCGCTCCGCTGGGCGCCCTCGCCGCGACCCTGGCACTCGGGGCCGCGGTCGCGAGCGAGCGCCGACGACCAGGGCGCGCCGCCGGCGCCCCCGCCCGGCTTCTCCTCACCGCCTTCGCAGGTGCCTACCTCCGTACCGCCGCGCCTCCCCACCTGCACGCCGCGCTCAACCCGTCCCCTCCGCTCACGCAACGCGCCGTCGGCGGTGGCATCCGCGCCATGATCCCGCTCCAGGCCGGCCTCGCGGCCCGCGCCGGTGCCCCCGTCACCGCGCTGGTTCTCATGGGGCTCGTCCCCCTGGCGCGCACGTTCGCACGAAAGGTGAGCCCCACATGA
- a CDS encoding sugar phosphate isomerase/epimerase family protein — protein MTLHFGYGTNGLTDLRLDDALGLLADLGYEGVGLTLDHMHLDPLAPDLAARTRHVARRLAGLGLTVTIETGARYVLDPRRKHGPSLLDPDPEDRAARTALLVRAFDIAADLGAHAVHCFSGVTPPGPGSGTGPGPGPGPTNTAVWQRLADALAPVLDAADRTGIPLAIEPEPGHLLSTLADFHHLRALLDDPEPLGLTLDIGHCRCLEPASPADCVRDAAPWLRHVQIEDMRRGVHEHLPFGDGEIYFPPVLEALAEADYQALTVVELPRHSHAGPELARSSIEFLRKHSPSSR, from the coding sequence ATGACGCTCCACTTCGGCTACGGCACCAACGGGCTCACCGACCTTCGGCTCGACGACGCCCTCGGGCTTCTCGCCGACCTCGGGTACGAGGGCGTCGGGCTGACCCTCGACCACATGCACCTCGACCCCCTCGCACCGGATCTGGCCGCACGCACGCGCCACGTCGCGCGCCGGCTCGCCGGTCTCGGGCTGACGGTGACGATCGAGACCGGAGCGCGCTATGTCCTGGACCCGCGACGTAAGCACGGCCCGTCGCTCCTCGACCCGGACCCCGAAGACAGAGCGGCCCGTACCGCCCTGCTCGTCCGGGCCTTCGACATCGCCGCCGACCTCGGTGCCCACGCCGTGCACTGCTTCAGCGGCGTCACCCCACCTGGCCCCGGCTCCGGAACAGGGCCCGGACCCGGACCCGGACCCACGAACACCGCTGTCTGGCAGCGACTGGCCGACGCGCTCGCTCCCGTCCTCGATGCGGCCGACCGCACCGGCATCCCACTCGCCATCGAGCCGGAACCCGGCCATCTGCTCTCCACGCTCGCCGACTTCCACCACCTCCGTGCTCTGCTCGACGATCCGGAACCCCTGGGTCTCACCCTCGACATCGGTCACTGCCGGTGTCTGGAGCCCGCCTCGCCCGCCGACTGCGTCAGGGACGCCGCCCCCTGGCTGCGCCACGTCCAGATCGAGGACATGCGCCGCGGGGTGCACGAACACCTGCCCTTCGGCGACGGCGAGATCTACTTCCCGCCCGTCCTCGAAGCGCTCGCGGAAGCGGACTACCAGGCCCTCACCGTCGTCGAGCTGCCCCGCCACTCGCACGCCGGTCCCGAACTCGCCCGCAGCTCGATCGAGTTCCTGCGCAAGCACAGCCCGTCGAGCCGCTGA